Proteins encoded in a region of the Coffea eugenioides isolate CCC68of chromosome 4, Ceug_1.0, whole genome shotgun sequence genome:
- the LOC113769537 gene encoding kunitz trypsin inhibitor 2-like produces MKNKFLLTSFLFFIIHTNLIFCSAAPEPLPPVLDVAGKLLRAGVNYYILPAIIIGNDIGGGLTLANGTCPPEVIQDNYEFTDGIPLVFSPLDPKKGIVRVSSDTNVKFSSTSKCAQSSVWKLSELDALMGKHFVGIGGVEGNPGPKTLGSWFKIETFDRSCKLKFCPSVCKFCKVICKDIGIVFQKGKRRLALSDDPFKVIFKRE; encoded by the coding sequence ATGAAGAACAAATTTCTCTTAActtccttccttttcttcatAATCCATACAAATTTGATATTCTGCTCAGCAGCTCCTGAACCCCTTCCTCCGGTGCTAGATGTAGCAGGAAAGCTTCTCCGGGCTGGTGTAAATTATTACATCTTGCCTGCTATCATCATTGGCAATGATATTGGAGGCGGGCTAACACTAGCAAATGGAACTTGCCCTCCTGAGGTCATCCAAGACAATTATGAATTCACTGATGGAATCCCACTAGTCTTTTCTCCATTGGACCCCAAAAAAGGCATCGTTCGCGTTTCTTCTGATACCAATGTCAAGTTCTCTAGTACGTCAAAATGTGCTCAATCTAGCGTTTGGAAGCTCAGTGAGCTTGATGCATTGATGGGAAAGCACTTTGTTGGCATTGGAGGAGTTGAAGGTAACCCTGGTCCTAAAACTTTGGGCAGTTGGTTCAAGATTGAAACTTTTGATCGAAGCTGTAAGCTAAAGTTCTGTCCTTCGGTCTGCAAGTTCTGTAAAGTGATATGCAAAGATATTGGAATTGTTTTCCAGAAGGGCAAGAGACGTTTGGCCCTGAGTGATGATCCCTTCAAGGTTATATTCAAGCGGGAGTGA
- the LOC113768322 gene encoding subtilisin-like protease SBT2.5 → MGKMEIGIIIAIMLLGFSTHNGKAEIYMVMIEGEPVISYKGGVIGFEATAVDSDSDEKIDVTSEAVTSYAHHLEKRHDMLLGMLFDRGTYKKVYSYRHLINGFAVHITPEQAEILRQAPGVKSVERDWKVRRLTTHTPQFLGLPTGVWPTGGGFDRAGEDIILGFVDSGIHPNHPSFSTHNSEPYGPVPKYRGKCEVNPDTKRDFCNGKIIGAQHFAEAAKAAGAFNPSIDFDSPLDGDGHGSHIAAIAAGNNGIPVRMHGFEFGRASGMAPRARIAVYKALYRLFGGFVADVVAAIDQAVHDGVDILNLSVGPNSPPATTKTTFLNPFDATLLSAVKAGVFVAQAAGNGGPFPKTLLSYSPWIASVAAAVDDRRYKNHLTLGNGKILAGLGLSPATLANRTYTMVAANDVLLDSSVVKYSPSDCQRPEVLNKNLVEGNILLCGYSFNFVIGTASIKKVSETARSLGAIGFVLAVENVSPGTKFDPVPVGIPGILIADVSKSMELIDYYNVSTPRDWTGRVKSFKAVGSIGDGLNPILHKSAPQVALFSSRGPNIRDYSFEDADILKPDILAPGSLIWAAWAPNGTDEANYVGEEFAMVSGTSMAAPHIAGIAALVKQKHPHWSPAAIKSALMTTSTTIDRAERPLQAQQYSGSETMTFVQATPFDYGSGHVNPRAALDPGLVFDAGYEDYLGFVCTVPGVDANEIRKFSHSPCNYTLGRPSNLNSPSIAISHLVGTQTVTRTVTNVAEEETYVITARMAPEIAIETNPPAMTLRPGASGKFTVTLTVRSVTGSYSFGEVLLKGSRRHKVRVPVVAMGYNR, encoded by the exons ATGGGAAAAATGGAGATTGGGATTATTATTGCAATAATGCTACTGGGATTCTCAACTCATAATGGAAAAGCTGAGATTTATATGGTAATGATCGAAGGAGAGCCTGTGATAAGTTATAAAGGTGGTGTCATTGGGTTTGAAGCCACTGCTGTAGATTCGGATTCTGATGAGAAAATTGATGTGACCAG TGAGGCAGTTACATCATATGCGCATCACCTGGAGAAGAGACATGACATGCTTCTTGGTATGTTGTTTGACCGTGGGACCTACAAGAAAGTCTACAGCTATCGTCATCTTATAAATGGCTTTGCTGTTCACATTACACCTGAGCAG GCAGAAATTCTGAGACAAGCCCCTGGTGTGAAGTCTGTGGAGAGAGATTGGAAGGTGAGGAGACTTACAACCCACACCCCACAATTTTTGGGGCTTCCAACTGGAGTATGGCCAACAGGTGGTGGCTTTGACAGGGCTGGAGAAGATATTATATTAGGCTTTGTGGATTCTGGAATTCATCCAAATCATCCTAGCTTTTCTACCCACAACTCTGAACCCTATGGACCTGTGCCAAAGTACAGAGGAAAATGTGAAGTTAATCCAGACACAAAGAGGGACTTTTGCAATGGAAAGATTATTGGAGCCCAACATTTTGCAGAAGCTGCTAAAGCTGCTGGTGCATTTAATCCTTCAATTGACTTTGATTCTCCACTGGATGGCGATGGACATGGAAG TCATATAGCAGCAATTGCAGCTGGAAACAATGGTATTCCAGTAAGAATGCATggatttgaatttggaagagCAAGTGGGATGGCACCCCGTGCAAG GATTGCTGTATACAAGGCACTGTATAGGCTTTTTGGTGGATTTGTTGCAGATGTGGTTGCTGCCATTGATCAG GCTGTGCATGATGGTGTGGACATCCTCAATCTCTCAGTGGGGCCAAACAGTCCCCCAGCAACCACAAAGACTACTTTCTTAAACCCTTTTGATGCTACACTTCTTTCAGCGGTTAAAGCTGGAGTATTTGTTGCACAGGCAGCAGGAAATGGAGGTCCTTTTCCTAAAACTTTGCTCTCTTATAGCCCATGGATTGCATCTGTTGCTGCTGCAGTTGATGACCGGAGATATAAGAACCATTTGACTTTGGGAAATGGGAAAATCTTAGCTGGACTTGGGTTGTCAC CTGCTACCCTTGCAAATCGAACATATACCATGGTTGCTGCCAATGACGTGCTTTTGGATTCCTCTGTTGTGAAGTACAGTCCATCAGACTGCCAGAGGCCAGAAGTTTTGAACAAAAATTTAGTGGAGGGAAACATTCTTCTTTGTGGCTATTCCTTCAACTTTGTTATTGGTACTGCTTCAATTAAGAAGGTCTCAGAAACAGCTAGGAGCCTTGGTGCTATTGGCTTTGTCCTGGCAGTAGAAAATGTTTCTCCCGGAACAAAATTTGATCCTGTTCCTGTTGGTATTCCAGGAATTCTAATCGCAGATGTTAGCAAGTCAATG GAGCTTATAGACTACTATAATGTTTCTACACCAAGGGATTGGACTGGGCGAGTGAAGAGCTTCAAAGCAGTAGGAAGCATAGGGGATGGATTGAATCCCATACTCCACAAATCAGCTCCACAAGTAGCACTTTTCTCATCTCGTGGGCCCAATATCAGAGATTATAGCTTTGAAGATGCAGACATCCTCAAGCCAGATATCCTGGCCCCTGGTTCTCTAATTTGGGCTGCATGGGCACCTAATGGAACCGATGAGGCGAATTACGTGG GTGAGGAATTTGCTATGGTATCTGGAACTAGCATGGCTGCTCCACACATTGCTGGAATAGCAGCTCTTGTGAAACAAAAGCACCCTCATTGGAGCCCTGCTGCAATTAAATCTGCCTTGATGACAACATCAACAACCATTGACAGAGCAGAGAGACCTCTGCAAGCTCAACAGTATTCTGGGTCAGAAACAATGACATTTGTCCAAGCAACTCCTTTTGATTATGGAAGTGGTCATGTCAATCCTAGAGCTGCTCTGGATCCTGGTCTTGTCTTTGATGCTG GTTATGAAGATTACTTGGGTTTCGTATGCACTGTGCCTGGTGTTGATGCTAATGAGATAAGAAAATTCTCACATTCCCCTTGTAACTATACTCTTGGTCGCCCATCAAATCTCAACAGCCCCTCAATCGCAATTTCACATCTTGTGGGAACTCAGACGGTTACACGCACCGTCACAAATGTTGCTGAAGAAGAAACATATGTAATTACAGCAAGAATGGCGCCAGAAATTGCCATTGAAACCAATCCTCCAGCAATGACTCTAAGACCTGGTGCATCAGGGAAGTTCACTGTTACTCTCACTGTTCGGTCAGTAACAGGATCCTATAGTTTTGGAGAGGTTTTATTGAAAGGAAGCAGAAGGCACAAGGTCAGGGTTCCTGTTGTAGCCATGGGTTACAATCGATAG
- the LOC113768907 gene encoding kunitz trypsin inhibitor 2-like: MKTSLFFIISFLAFSISLNTSSSSAGELAPEPVLDTAGNVLRTDRDYYILPAKVRGRFRGGGLTLSSIGNDTCPVGVFQEMSEQRNGIPLTFSPVKQRYGVVRTSTDLNIQFAYPETCGESPVWRVDNYLDPSADSFVSIGGVVGNPGPATLGSWFKIQKFGYDYKLVYCPAVCSYCDAICKDVGILYQNGERRLFLNDYPLRVVFKQA; encoded by the coding sequence ATGAAGACATCACtatttttcatcatttcatTCCTTGCCTTTTCCATTTCCTTAAACACCTCCTCCTCATCAGCTGGTGAATTAGCACCTGAGCCGGTGCTAGATACAGCTGGAAATGTGCTTCGAACTGACCGCGACTACTACATATTACCTGCCAAAGTCCGCGGTAGGTTCAGAGGTGGAGGGCTTACACTATCGAGCATTGGCAATGACACCTGCCCAGTTGGCGTGTTTCAAGAAATGTCTGAGCAAAGAAATGGCATCCCCTTGACATTTTCGCCTGTGAAACAGAGATATGGTGTTGTTCGTACCTCGACAGATTTAAACATCCAATTTGCTTATCCAGAAACCTGTGGCGAATCTCCAGTTTGGAGGGTTGATAATTATCTTGATCCATCTGCTGATAGCTTTGTATCCATCGGTGGAGTTGTTGGAAATCCTGGTCCTGCGACTTTAGGCAGTtggttcaaaattcaaaaatttggcTATGACTACAAGCTTGTTTATTGTCCCGCAGTCTGCAGCTATTGTGATGCTATTTGCAAAGATGTTGGCATATTGTACCAGAATGGGGAAAGACGTTTGTTTCTGAACGATTATCCACTCAGGGTCGTATTCAAGCAGGCATGA
- the LOC113768905 gene encoding cytosolic sulfotransferase 15-like yields MYIMLDVSYLTVYIYKRVIYEGALRRGMPGRGIANTGLAGAVLWEMCQCVVSSQGSNPSFRQQDAAVNVQVNLQASTSTSTKRVSVHNISSERKEECDDDDQTREVSLPRERSFNGRFMLQFNGFWCPESMLQPVIAFQKHFQSKNNDMLLATLPKAGTTWLKAIVFSIGNRSRYALIKSTSPHALVPFEWNPLDQFISLWQFMQQNEVTAKKGIAFDEALELFLQGKQFFGPFWDQRLGYWNASSKNPEKVLFLKYEGLKRDTILGLKEIAKFLDFPFPSEEENNGLIEDIAELCRFESLENMEVNKSGKMDPENNCQFYLFFMMFVNKNLS; encoded by the exons atgtacattatgtTAGATGTTAGTTACTTGACTGTGTATATCTATAAAAG GGTGATTtatgag GGTGCTCTAAGGAGAGGAATGCCTGGTAGAGGCATAGCTAACACGGGATTGGCAGGGGCTGTGCTTTGG GAAATGTGCCAGTGTGTTGTTTCAAGTCAGGGGAGTAATCCAAGTTTTCGCCAACAAGATGCAGCTGTCAATGTGCAAGTTAATTTGCAGGCTAGCACAAGCACTTCTACTAAGAGG GTTTCAGTCCACAACATTAGTTCCGAACGTAAAGAAGAATGTGATGATGATGATCAAACTCGAGAAGTGTCACTTCCAAGAGAGAGAAGCTTTAATGGTAGGTTTATGCTGCAATTCAATGGCTTTTGGTGCCCCGAATCTATGCTTCAACCTGTAATAGCCTTCCAGAAGCACTTCCAGTCGAAGAACAATGATATGCTCTTGGCAACCTTGCCCAAAGCAGGCACAACATGGTTGAAAGCCATTGTTTTTAGCATTGGTAACCGTAGCCGTTATGCTTTGATTAAAAGCACAAGCCCTCATGCACTGGTGCCTTTCGAGTG GAACCCTTTGGACCAGTTTATCTCCTTATGGCAATTTATGCAACAAAATGAGGTTACGGCAAAGAAAGGCATTGCATTTGATGAAGCTCTCGAGTTATTTCTCCAGGGGAAACAATTTTTTGGGCCCTTTTGGGACCAAAGGCTGGGATATTGGAATGCAAGTTCAAAGAACCCTGAGAAGGTACTGTTTCTCAAATACGAGGGTCTTAAAAGGGATACAATATTGGGTCTGAAAGAGATTGCTAAGTTCCTAGATTTTCCTTTTCCCAGTGAGGAAGAGAATAATGGGTTGATTGAAGATATTGCTGAGCTGTGTAGGTTTGAGAGTCTTGAGAATATGGAAGTGAACAAGTCTGGCAAGATGGATCCAGAGAACAATTGCCAattttaccttttctttatGATGTTCGTCAACAAAAACTTGAGTTAG
- the LOC113768906 gene encoding G-type lectin S-receptor-like serine/threonine-protein kinase SD2-5 — protein sequence MCKTASPNPKKHNNLSKSSDGCRTEITTLCHFLASLLLFSSSLSLSAQNVHYNSTAYLPASWINHISTSSMVINDADGSLTMAPILLTESDGRCYVCGFYCNTGGSECLFGVLISPCGLHINSGDLVWSANRNNPVQNNAKLQLKEDGDLVLANSDGTLIWSSNTRGRSVSGLNLTEMGNLVLFGPNNESIWQSFDHPTDSLLLGQKLAPGQKLIASVSASAWSQGRLSLAVGSDGLSAYIESDPPQRYYVSGINSYRYYEFRNGSFNDFTIPPALVAQFMKFGPDGHLKVYQWGATDKFIEVIDLLNPYVGDCGYPIVCGKYGVCSKGQCGCIETTNDQEGYFSQIMFRQPDLGCSLLTPISCNHSQEHILLELNNTSYFASDSSLDSITTVVEDCKSRCLSSCSCKAALFSHNGNRWDRGNCSLLNEVFSFIDNEYYIGSPYNTTLLVKVQNTRVNTSRRKTVILASTFGAFFGVVCLIGSCLVVSRRIFKESNEIEGDFLKKVPGMPTRYSYQNLKAMTEDFSKKLGEGGFGSVYEGTLINGAKIAVKCLDGSAQLKDSFLAEVQIIGSIHHVNLVKLIGFCFEKSHQLLVYEHMASGSLDKWIFGEMQSYSLPWRTRRKIISDIARGLAYLHEDCSKKIIHFDIKPQNILLDKNFRAKVADFGLSKLIEKDQSRVVTRMRGTPGYLAPEWLSSTITEKVDVYSFGIVILEILCGRKNFDSSKIEEDRHLLSIFKRKAEEERLEDMVDRKSGDMLIHVEEAVEMMRIAAWCLQGNFNNRPSMSLVVKALEGLLVPETNQLDYDFTNSSTVRTEAAGDQGQVVVYLGSPILPSTLSGPR from the coding sequence ATGTGCAAGACAGCAAGTCCAAACCCAAAAAAGCATAACAACCTTTCGAAGTCAAGCGATGGTTGTAGAACAGAGATTACTACGTTATGCCATTTTCTTGCTAGTCTGCTCCTGTTTTCCTCATCATTATCTCTCAGTGCCCAAAACGTGCATTATAATTCAACTGCCTATCTTCCCGCTTCGTGGATCAACCACATCTCTACTTCTTCCATGGTCATCAACGACGCAGATGGAAGTCTAACAATGGCACCCATCCTCCTGACTGAGAGTGATGGACGATGTTATGTGTGCGGCTTTTACTGTAACACGGGAGGTAGTGAATGCCTCTTTGGAGTCCTCATTTCCCCATGTGGGCTTCATATTAATAGTGGAGATCTAGTTTGGTCTGCTAACAGGAATAATCCTGTTCAGAATAACGCAAAGTTGCAACTAAAGGAAGATGGAGATCTGGTTTTGGCAAACTCTGACGGCACCTTAATATGGTCCAGCAACACTAGAGGAAGGTCTGTTTCAGGCTTAAACTTGACAGAAATGGGAAACCTGGTCCTATTTGGCCCAAACAATGAATCCATTTGGCAGTCTTTCGATCATCCCACCGACTCGTTACTTCTGGGACAAAAGTTGGCTCCTGGGCAGAAGCTGATAGCTAGTGTTTCCGCATCCGCCTGGAGTCAAGGTCGGCTTTCTCTTGCTGTTGGCTCTGATGGCTTGTCAGCTTACATAGAGTCTGATCCACCTCAAAGATACTATGTGTCTGGCATCAATAGTTATCGTTATTATGAGTTCAGGAACGGAAGCTTCAATGACTTTACCATTCCTCCAGCATTAGTAGCTCAATTCATGAAGTTTGGGCCCGATGGGCATTTAAAAGTGTATCAGTGGGGAGCAACGGATAAATTTATAGAGGTAATTGATCTTTTGAACCCGTATGTTGGTGATTGTGGATACCCTATTGTGTGCGGCAAATATGGGGTCTGTTCAAAAGGGCAATGTGGTTGTATTGAAACAACCAATGACCAGGAGGGCTATTTCAGCCAAATAATGTTCAGACAACCCGATCTTGGATGTTCGTTACTCACTCCAATTTCTTGTAATCACTCCCAAGAACATATTCTTCTAGAGCTAAATAATACATCTTACTTTGCATCTGATTCAAGCTTAGACAGCATAACGACGGTAGTGGAGGACTGCAAAAGTAGATGTCTAAGTAGCTGTTCATGCAAGGCAGCTCTGTTTTCTCACAATGGAAATCGATGGGATAGAGGCAATTGCTCATTACTAAATgaagttttttcttttattgaCAATGAGTATTATATCGGATCACCTTATAATACGACTCTCCTCGTTAAGGTGCAGAATACTCGTGTCAACACGTCAAGGCGTAAAACAGTTATACTGGCATCAACATTTGGGGCTTTCTTTGGTGTGGTATGTTTAATCGGCTCTTGCCTGGTTGTTTCAAGGAGAATATTCAAGGAATCCAATGAAATTGAGGGGGATTTTCTGAAGAAGGTACCGGGAATGCCTACAAGATACTCTTATCAGAACTTGAAAGCAATGACAGAAGATTTTAGCAAAAAACTTGGGGAAGGAGGATTTGGTTCTGTTTATGAAGGGACACTAATTAATGGCGCAAAGATAGCAGTCAAGTGTCTTGATGGTTCGGCTCAACTGAAGGACTCGTTTTTAGCGGAAGTGCAGATAATCGGGAGCATCCACCATGTTAACTTGGTAAAACTTATTGGTTTTTGTTTTGAGAAATCCCACCAGCTTTTGGTTTACGAACATATGGCTAGTGGTTCTTTGGATAAATGGATTTTTGGTGAAATGCAAAGCTATTCTCTTCCATGGAGGACGAGGAGAAAAATCATCTCGGACATTGCCAGGGGATTAGCTTATCTCCACGAAGATTGCAGTAAGAAAATAATTCATTTCGACATCAAACCCCAAAATATCCTTCTAGATAAAAATTTCAGAGCCAAAGTTGCTGATTTTGGGTTGTCAAAGCTGATTGAAAAGGATCAAAGCAGAGTTGTTACAAGGATGAGAGGAACACCAGGTTACTTGGCTCCTGAATGGTTGAGCTCCACTATCACAGAAAAAGTGGATGTTTATAGCTTTGGCATTGTGATATTGGAAATCCTTTGTGGACGAAAGAACTTTGATTCTTCGAAGATTGAGGAAGACAGGCATTTGCTTAGTATTTTCAAGAGAAAAGCTGAAGAAGAAAGACTTGAGGACATGGTTGACAGGAAAAGTGGCGATATGCTGATCCACGTCGAGGAAGCAGTGGAGATGATGAGGATTGCTGCATGGTGTCTGCAGGGAAATTTCAACAACAGGCCTTCAATGTCATTAGTAGTTAAGGCGCTGGAAGGTTTGCTAGTTCCTGAAACCAATCAGCTCGACTATGACTTCACGAATTCATCAACAGTTAGGACAGAGGCAGCTGGTGATCAGGGACAAGTGGTTGTTTATCTTGGTAGTCCGATACTGCCTTCAACTTTGTCTGGGCCGAGGTAG